In Oceanobacillus sp. FSL K6-2867, one DNA window encodes the following:
- the speB gene encoding agmatinase, producing the protein MYRPKDSSRSPRFTGPRTFMRLEHIQTTEDVDFAVIGVPFDTAASNRTGQRYGPQHIRNFSVLLRPYNPDQDINIFDYCSGIDYGDVDVVPGNIHATYDNIVSGLEPVLNKEIIPIMMGGDHSISLGHLRAFAKKYGPIALVHFDSHGDTWDHYFGEKYMHGTPFRRAVEEGLVDVDHSIQIGMRGPLYGPEDIEDARELGYEVIPMKEVREIGYDRVMERIHTRVGEKPVFVSYDIDFLDPAYAPGTGTPEVGGPTSYEGLEYVRGLDGLDIKGFDLVEVLPTYDSGEITAVAASSIIFEMITLVAMKKRTELKLKELKI; encoded by the coding sequence ATGTATCGTCCGAAAGATTCATCAAGATCACCACGGTTTACAGGTCCACGTACATTTATGAGACTGGAACATATCCAGACAACAGAAGATGTTGATTTTGCAGTAATAGGAGTTCCATTTGATACAGCTGCATCAAACCGAACTGGACAACGATACGGTCCGCAGCATATTCGAAACTTTTCTGTTTTATTGAGGCCGTATAACCCAGATCAGGATATTAATATTTTTGATTATTGCTCTGGAATTGATTACGGGGATGTTGATGTCGTTCCAGGAAATATCCACGCAACCTATGATAATATTGTAAGCGGTTTAGAACCAGTGTTAAACAAAGAGATTATTCCAATTATGATGGGCGGAGACCATTCTATTTCACTAGGTCACTTACGTGCATTTGCTAAAAAGTACGGACCGATTGCTCTTGTGCATTTTGATTCACATGGGGATACATGGGACCACTACTTTGGAGAAAAATACATGCATGGTACGCCTTTCCGCCGTGCAGTGGAGGAAGGCCTGGTTGATGTGGACCATTCCATTCAAATTGGGATGCGCGGTCCGCTTTATGGTCCAGAAGATATAGAAGATGCTAGAGAGCTAGGCTATGAAGTAATTCCAATGAAGGAAGTAAGAGAAATTGGCTATGACAGGGTGATGGAAAGAATTCATACTCGTGTTGGTGAAAAACCCGTATTTGTTTCATATGACATTGACTTTCTTGATCCAGCATATGCACCGGGAACGGGCACACCAGAAGTTGGCGGTCCAACAAGCTACGAAGGTCTGGAATATGTTCGCGGTTTAGATGGTCTTGATATTAAGGGCTTTGATTTAGTTGAGGTCCTTCCAACTTATGATAGTGGAGAGATTACTGCTGTTGCAGCATCCTCGATTATTTTTGAAATGATTACTTTAGTTGCGATGAAAAAACGGACAGAGCTGAAACTGAAAGAACTGAAAATCTAA
- a CDS encoding sodium:solute symporter, with protein sequence MSSLDFIIIFIYFFILVGVGIIGTLKAKTSEVYLLAGRNLGIFMVFGCLTAVFLGGSSTIGSAQLGYENGFSGIWFVFSMGLGITLFGLLLLKRVMGLNLMTISELLGKLFNVESKIIGAVISAIYALMVSVTQVIAIGALLSAIFDWNLIVSMLIGGGVVFFYTILGGMWSVTMTDIIQFTIMTAGIFLIMLPNSLTAVGGFDGLTSQLPSSYFDFSAIGFKEIFQYLVTFTLGMMVGQDIWQRFFTAKNLKTARTGGILVGIYSLLYSMAMVIIGMCALIVLPNIENTQNVFSSMAFETLPTGLLGIVFAAVAAAIMSTASGTILASSTLIVKDILKDHFFKEITDRQFLLLSRITTMIISIIAIVIALWIQELLVAMDVAYALLAGAIFIPIVFGLFWKRATAKAAFYSILISSLVVLGGLAIEGLSSSNPILYGIFVNIVVMIVISLTDKTNKGNRGESEKIEASG encoded by the coding sequence ATGTCTTCGCTTGATTTTATTATCATTTTTATTTATTTCTTTATACTTGTCGGCGTTGGTATTATTGGAACGTTAAAAGCTAAAACATCTGAAGTTTATCTATTGGCGGGTCGTAATCTGGGGATATTTATGGTATTTGGTTGCCTTACAGCCGTTTTTCTTGGCGGTTCATCAACAATTGGTTCAGCCCAGCTTGGATATGAAAACGGTTTCTCGGGAATTTGGTTCGTATTTTCAATGGGGCTTGGGATTACTCTTTTTGGCTTGCTTTTGCTAAAACGAGTGATGGGCTTAAATTTAATGACAATAAGTGAATTACTTGGAAAGCTTTTTAATGTGGAATCCAAAATAATTGGTGCTGTTATTTCAGCAATTTATGCATTAATGGTGAGTGTGACCCAGGTTATTGCCATCGGTGCTTTACTTAGTGCGATTTTTGACTGGAATTTAATAGTATCTATGTTAATTGGGGGAGGGGTTGTATTTTTCTATACGATCCTTGGTGGAATGTGGTCTGTCACCATGACCGATATCATTCAATTTACTATTATGACTGCTGGTATTTTTCTGATTATGCTTCCAAACAGTTTAACGGCAGTAGGTGGCTTTGATGGTTTGACATCACAATTACCAAGTTCCTATTTTGACTTCTCGGCAATTGGCTTCAAGGAAATTTTCCAGTATTTAGTAACATTTACGTTAGGAATGATGGTTGGACAAGATATTTGGCAGCGATTCTTTACTGCCAAAAATTTAAAAACTGCCCGAACAGGGGGAATCCTTGTCGGCATTTATAGCCTTTTATATTCCATGGCAATGGTTATTATTGGAATGTGTGCACTTATTGTCCTGCCTAATATTGAGAATACCCAAAATGTGTTTTCAAGTATGGCATTTGAAACGTTGCCTACAGGACTTCTTGGCATTGTTTTTGCCGCAGTTGCCGCAGCAATTATGTCAACTGCATCTGGAACAATACTTGCTTCTTCAACTTTAATTGTAAAGGATATTTTAAAAGACCATTTCTTTAAGGAAATTACAGATCGGCAATTTTTACTTCTGTCACGTATTACGACAATGATTATCAGCATTATTGCTATTGTTATTGCATTATGGATACAAGAGCTGCTTGTAGCGATGGACGTTGCTTATGCATTACTTGCCGGTGCCATTTTTATTCCGATCGTATTTGGGCTATTTTGGAAAAGGGCTACAGCAAAGGCTGCTTTTTACTCCATTTTGATTAGCTCGTTAGTTGTCTTAGGTGGTCTCGCTATTGAAGGTTTATCCTCAAGCAATCCGATATTATACGGAATCTTTGTTAATATCGTAGTGATGATTGTCATATCCTTAACGGATAAAACAAATAAAGGCAATCGAGGAGAAAGTGAAAAAATTGAAGCTAGTGGTTAA
- a CDS encoding aspartate aminotransferase family protein, with protein MDKLIELDKKHFIHPTSSIQQQQEKGAKLIVDKGEGIYLTDKYGKTFIDAMSSLWNVNVGHGREELAEAAAEQMKKLAFSSAFSTFTHEPAIKLAEKIASLAPNGLNAVFFTSGGSESNDTAIKLVRHYWRIQNKSERNKIIALKRGYHGVAAASTSATGIPEFWNMAGNMMADFRHANTPYENGTDKAIASLRQVIEEEGPETIAAFIAEPVQGAGGVLIPPSNFFKEVRNVCNEYGILLIADEVITGFGRTGKMFGVENWGITPDLITFAKGVSSGYVPLGGVIVSDHIHEVLKEKSEGTLFHGYTYSGHPTAAAVALKNIEIIEREELVENSRKMGEELLKGFIKIKEEFNIIGDVRAIGLLGAIELVEDPKTNKRFSPDLQIAAKVIEALHERGVICRAVTYEGTDIICFAPPLIMNQSQVDSLIVRVRSAIEEVKEGVAMV; from the coding sequence TTGGATAAATTAATTGAATTGGATAAAAAACATTTTATTCATCCGACATCTTCTATTCAACAGCAACAGGAAAAGGGAGCAAAACTCATTGTAGACAAGGGAGAGGGGATTTATTTAACCGATAAATATGGAAAAACTTTTATCGATGCGATGTCGTCTCTATGGAACGTAAATGTTGGCCATGGAAGAGAGGAACTTGCTGAAGCAGCTGCAGAGCAAATGAAAAAACTTGCATTCAGCTCTGCTTTTTCTACGTTTACCCATGAGCCAGCAATAAAATTAGCGGAAAAAATAGCTTCGCTTGCTCCAAATGGATTAAATGCAGTATTTTTCACATCTGGTGGTTCAGAATCAAATGATACGGCGATTAAACTGGTTCGTCATTATTGGAGAATACAGAATAAATCTGAGCGCAATAAAATTATTGCATTAAAACGTGGGTATCATGGTGTTGCTGCTGCTTCAACAAGTGCGACCGGTATCCCTGAATTTTGGAATATGGCAGGAAATATGATGGCCGATTTTAGGCATGCAAATACACCATATGAAAATGGTACAGATAAAGCAATTGCTTCCCTTCGTCAAGTAATCGAAGAAGAGGGTCCAGAAACAATTGCTGCCTTTATTGCTGAACCTGTACAAGGGGCAGGGGGCGTTTTAATACCTCCCTCAAATTTTTTTAAGGAAGTTAGAAATGTTTGTAATGAATATGGAATTCTCCTTATTGCCGATGAAGTCATCACTGGATTCGGCCGAACTGGAAAAATGTTTGGTGTTGAAAATTGGGGTATCACTCCAGATTTAATCACATTTGCTAAAGGAGTATCAAGTGGATATGTACCACTTGGTGGTGTGATTGTATCCGATCATATCCATGAAGTATTGAAAGAAAAGTCGGAAGGTACCCTATTCCACGGATACACCTATAGTGGACACCCAACTGCAGCCGCTGTTGCTTTGAAAAATATTGAAATTATCGAACGTGAAGAGTTAGTTGAGAACTCCAGAAAAATGGGAGAGGAATTATTAAAGGGATTTATAAAGATCAAAGAGGAATTCAATATTATAGGTGATGTTCGGGCAATTGGTCTGTTAGGTGCTATCGAATTAGTAGAAGACCCTAAAACAAATAAACGATTCTCTCCAGACTTGCAAATTGCGGCAAAAGTAATCGAGGCACTTCACGAGAGAGGAGTAATTTGCAGAGCTGTAACGTATGAAGGTACAGATATTATTTGTTTTGCACCGCCGTTGATTATGAATCAATCACAGGTAGATTCATTGATTGTGCGAGTAAGAAGTGCGATTGAAGAAGTAAAAGAGGGAGTTGCAATGGTTTAA
- a CDS encoding NAD-dependent succinate-semialdehyde dehydrogenase, with product MTNSIKVTNPATGELIQEVKVNSEDEIKQALKNGHESFKSWSKINAHERSRLIDAWSQKIKENKEELAHIMTLENGKPLKEALGEVDYSASYLDWYAEEGKRVYGRTIPAHTESKRIIVTQQPVGLVAAITPWNFPGAMMARKAAPALAAGCTFIIKPAAETPLTAIKLIELAHEAGIPEHVIQYVNGSGKQIGELFTESEYVRKITFTGSTPVGKTLIQDSASTIKHVSMELGGHAPLIIAEDADLDFAAKQTIATKFRNAGQTCVCANRILVHESIVDAFTEKFVAEAEKLKVGNGLDSETDIGPIINEKGFDKIVSQINNAIEKGAQVLVGNKFDVDKEKGYFFIHPTVLKNVTAEMDIMHEETFGPVAPITSFKTIEEAVEIANSTPYGLAAYFFTNNYQTGTYLHENLDFGIVGWNDGAPSAAHAPFGGMKESGLGREGGLEGIEPYLETKYLSIGNL from the coding sequence ATGACTAATTCAATTAAAGTAACAAATCCGGCAACTGGAGAATTAATCCAAGAAGTTAAAGTAAATTCTGAGGACGAAATTAAGCAAGCATTAAAGAATGGTCATGAAAGTTTTAAATCATGGTCTAAGATTAATGCTCACGAACGTTCAAGATTAATTGATGCATGGTCACAAAAGATAAAGGAAAATAAAGAAGAACTAGCTCATATCATGACATTGGAAAATGGTAAACCACTTAAAGAAGCTTTAGGAGAGGTCGATTACTCTGCTAGTTATCTTGATTGGTATGCAGAAGAGGGAAAACGTGTATATGGCAGAACCATTCCGGCTCATACAGAATCGAAACGAATCATTGTCACCCAACAACCGGTTGGACTTGTTGCCGCCATTACACCTTGGAACTTCCCAGGTGCGATGATGGCAAGAAAAGCCGCTCCAGCTTTAGCAGCTGGCTGCACATTTATCATTAAACCTGCCGCAGAAACACCATTAACAGCAATAAAGTTAATTGAGCTGGCACACGAAGCTGGGATTCCCGAACATGTAATTCAATACGTAAATGGCTCTGGCAAACAAATCGGTGAGCTGTTCACAGAAAGTGAATATGTGAGAAAAATTACGTTTACTGGATCAACTCCTGTAGGAAAAACATTAATACAAGACAGTGCGAGCACCATTAAACACGTCTCAATGGAATTAGGCGGTCATGCTCCACTTATCATAGCAGAAGACGCAGATCTTGATTTTGCAGCAAAACAAACGATTGCAACTAAGTTCAGAAATGCTGGACAAACATGTGTATGTGCAAACCGAATTCTTGTACATGAAAGTATTGTCGATGCATTTACAGAAAAGTTTGTTGCTGAGGCTGAAAAGCTAAAGGTTGGTAACGGATTAGATTCAGAAACAGATATCGGCCCAATTATCAATGAAAAGGGCTTTGACAAAATTGTTTCTCAAATAAATAATGCAATTGAAAAAGGTGCACAGGTTCTTGTTGGTAATAAATTCGATGTAGATAAAGAAAAAGGATATTTCTTTATCCATCCAACTGTATTAAAAAACGTCACTGCTGAAATGGACATTATGCATGAGGAAACCTTTGGACCAGTTGCGCCAATCACAAGCTTTAAAACGATCGAAGAAGCTGTTGAAATTGCCAACTCTACTCCATATGGATTGGCTGCCTATTTCTTTACGAATAACTATCAGACTGGAACATATTTACATGAGAATCTAGACTTTGGTATTGTCGGCTGGAATGATGGGGCTCCGTCTGCTGCCCATGCACCATTTGGCGGTATGAAGGAAAGCGGACTTGGACGAGAAGGTGGACTGGAAGGGATTGAACCGTATTTGGAAACGAAGTATTTGTCGATTGGGAATTTGTAA
- the gabT gene encoding 4-aminobutyrate--2-oxoglutarate transaminase translates to MTVSFLTSEELQAKRIKYIPKGISNGNLNVAERASGATIIDIDQNEWIDFAGAIGTLNVGHSHPKVTAAVNKQVEKFLHPGFNVMMYEGYINLAEKLCEITPGDFAKKAALFNSGAEAVENAVKVARRFTGRQGVVSFTRGFHGRTNMTMSMTSKVKPYKFGFGPFAPEVYQAPFPYMYHKPDEMSEKAYINLVIREFEDFFISTVAPETVACVVMEPIQGEGGFIIPPKEFVQFVSEFCRKHGIIFVADEIQTGFGRTGKLFAIEHFDIIPDLITVSKSLAAGLPLSGVVGRSEILDAADAGEIGGTYAGSPVACAAALAVIDIIDEENLLAKSEMIGEKIECKLKELAVKHDCIGDIRRSGSMVAAEIVENRASKLPNKKRTAEITAFANNNGLLLLSAGINGNVLRFLTPLVITDEELAKGLAIIERAFEQTNL, encoded by the coding sequence ATGACAGTATCCTTTTTAACAAGCGAAGAGCTACAAGCAAAAAGAATAAAGTACATTCCAAAAGGCATCAGTAATGGCAACTTAAATGTAGCTGAGAGAGCTTCCGGGGCAACAATCATAGATATCGATCAAAATGAATGGATCGATTTTGCTGGGGCAATTGGGACTTTAAATGTTGGTCATAGTCATCCCAAAGTAACAGCCGCTGTTAACAAGCAAGTAGAGAAATTTTTACATCCTGGATTTAATGTCATGATGTATGAAGGCTATATTAATCTTGCTGAGAAACTTTGCGAAATTACACCAGGAGACTTTGCTAAAAAAGCCGCTCTATTTAATTCTGGTGCAGAAGCTGTTGAAAATGCTGTAAAAGTTGCTCGCCGCTTCACGGGTCGACAAGGTGTTGTTTCATTTACCCGCGGCTTCCACGGAAGAACAAATATGACAATGAGCATGACAAGTAAAGTAAAGCCTTATAAGTTCGGTTTTGGTCCATTTGCACCAGAAGTATATCAAGCACCATTCCCTTACATGTACCATAAACCAGACGAAATGTCAGAAAAAGCGTATATTAACCTCGTAATCAGAGAGTTCGAGGATTTCTTTATCTCTACTGTTGCACCGGAAACAGTTGCATGTGTTGTGATGGAACCCATTCAAGGGGAAGGCGGTTTTATCATACCACCAAAAGAATTTGTTCAATTTGTAAGTGAATTCTGTCGAAAACATGGAATTATTTTTGTTGCAGATGAAATTCAAACTGGATTTGGACGTACTGGAAAATTATTTGCTATCGAGCATTTTGATATTATTCCTGATTTAATAACTGTATCCAAATCACTTGCCGCTGGATTGCCATTAAGCGGAGTTGTTGGCAGAAGTGAAATATTGGATGCTGCTGATGCTGGAGAAATCGGTGGAACGTATGCAGGAAGTCCAGTTGCCTGTGCTGCGGCCTTAGCCGTTATTGATATAATAGATGAAGAGAATTTATTAGCTAAATCTGAAATGATCGGTGAGAAAATTGAATGCAAATTAAAAGAGCTTGCTGTGAAACATGATTGTATAGGCGATATTCGCCGTTCAGGATCAATGGTTGCAGCTGAAATTGTAGAAAATCGAGCAAGTAAATTACCGAATAAGAAGAGAACCGCAGAAATTACTGCATTTGCAAATAATAATGGTTTATTATTGCTTTCAGCTGGTATTAATGGAAATGTCCTTCGCTTTTTAACACCTCTTGTTATTACAGATGAGGAATTAGCAAAAGGGTTAGCAATTATTGAACGTGCATTTGAACAAACAAATCTCTAG
- a CDS encoding PLP-dependent aminotransferase family protein has translation MDFRVDKKRKSKFIYQQVYEGLREKILKGQVHAHEKLPSKRELADQLLVSLNTITNAYEQLQTEGYIYTVERKGYYIENIDHIIGIEKGIHNKLPKDLKEKATDDKDGWLSLSHMTSDLSIFPFNEWLKCQQKAIKNHIKELSELAHPQGPYQVRKTISKMIGLTRGVTCEAEQIVISAGTQLLVSQLMELQNQDSVIAVENPGYLRFYSLLKKMGFKVKPIPLDEKGIEIEKVISSGASFLFVTPSHQFPTGIIMPVSRRIELLNWAVESGDRYIVEDDYDSEFKYETDSIPSLQSLDRNNRVIYTGTFSKTLFPGIRISYMVLPPKLLKEYRKQSANWMQNSNSMALYTLHYFIESGAYGKHIKRMSHHYEHKRKLLIKQLKKRFKTNIEIVDIPAGLHFQVSFKTKKTYEEILDKATQVKLEIYSMTRFMLKDKMKENDKVDMILGFASIKEEDIEEAVDRLYQCV, from the coding sequence ATGGATTTCCGTGTAGATAAAAAGAGAAAAAGTAAGTTTATTTATCAGCAAGTGTATGAAGGACTTCGCGAAAAAATACTAAAAGGGCAGGTCCATGCTCATGAAAAATTGCCTTCTAAACGTGAATTAGCGGATCAATTACTAGTTAGCCTTAATACCATTACGAATGCATACGAACAATTGCAAACAGAAGGATACATATATACGGTTGAAAGAAAAGGATATTATATTGAAAATATAGATCATATTATTGGGATAGAAAAAGGCATACATAATAAACTGCCTAAAGATTTAAAAGAAAAAGCGACAGATGATAAAGATGGATGGCTGTCCCTATCACATATGACATCAGATTTGTCTATTTTTCCATTCAATGAATGGTTAAAATGCCAGCAAAAGGCAATAAAAAATCATATAAAAGAACTTTCAGAGCTAGCTCATCCCCAAGGGCCATACCAGGTAAGGAAAACAATCTCTAAAATGATTGGTTTAACACGTGGTGTGACGTGTGAAGCCGAACAGATTGTAATTAGTGCAGGTACCCAATTACTAGTAAGTCAATTAATGGAACTGCAAAACCAGGACAGTGTCATAGCAGTTGAAAATCCTGGTTATTTACGCTTTTATTCTCTATTGAAAAAAATGGGTTTTAAAGTGAAACCGATTCCTTTAGATGAGAAGGGAATAGAAATAGAAAAAGTGATATCATCTGGAGCGAGTTTTTTGTTTGTCACGCCATCACATCAATTCCCGACAGGAATAATCATGCCAGTATCAAGGCGGATTGAACTATTGAACTGGGCTGTAGAATCAGGTGATCGATATATTGTGGAAGATGATTATGACAGTGAATTTAAATATGAAACAGACAGTATTCCTTCCTTACAAAGCTTAGATAGGAATAACCGTGTCATTTATACTGGAACATTTTCTAAAACATTATTCCCGGGAATTAGAATCAGTTATATGGTTTTACCGCCAAAACTTTTAAAGGAATATCGTAAGCAATCTGCTAATTGGATGCAAAACAGTAATTCGATGGCCCTTTATACGCTGCATTATTTTATTGAGAGCGGAGCATATGGCAAGCATATTAAACGCATGAGCCATCATTATGAGCATAAAAGAAAGTTACTAATTAAACAGCTCAAAAAAAGGTTTAAAACGAATATAGAAATAGTCGATATACCAGCTGGCTTACATTTTCAAGTAAGTTTTAAAACGAAAAAGACCTATGAAGAAATTTTAGACAAAGCAACACAAGTGAAGTTAGAGATTTATTCAATGACGCGTTTTATGCTTAAAGATAAAATGAAGGAAAATGACAAGGTTGATATGATTTTGGGCTTCGCTAGTATAAAAGAAGAGGATATCGAAGAAGCAGTTGACCGATTATATCAGTGTGTTTAA
- a CDS encoding glycine betaine ABC transporter substrate-binding protein produces MSSILKKGIVFLSTSILMILAACQGETGDSNEENNAAADISEIVGIEPGSGTMNIAEETVEAYNLDLDLLPSTEPAMITELQRAIENEEPIVVTLWQPHWMFSEYDLKFLEDPQGTLGESENIHTMVRQGLEDEHPSAYKLLDNFYWEVPDMNEVMAKFGQNDDVEPREAAEEWIADNRDKVEAWTEGIEPVENETIELAYVNWDTELSSTNVVALILEELGYTVELTPLDMGIAFESLAVGEIDGMLIAWLPVGAASYAEQYKDEIVDLGPSLEGAQQGFVVPEYMDIDSIEDLPTK; encoded by the coding sequence ATGAGCTCGATATTAAAGAAAGGCATTGTTTTCCTGAGTACAAGTATTTTAATGATACTAGCAGCATGCCAGGGGGAGACTGGCGATTCGAATGAAGAAAATAATGCAGCAGCTGATATTTCAGAAATTGTGGGGATTGAACCGGGATCAGGTACCATGAACATCGCAGAAGAAACAGTTGAAGCATACAATCTGGATCTGGATTTATTACCAAGCACAGAACCGGCGATGATTACGGAATTGCAGCGAGCGATTGAAAATGAAGAACCAATTGTTGTTACACTCTGGCAGCCGCATTGGATGTTCAGTGAATATGATTTGAAATTCCTGGAGGACCCACAAGGAACATTGGGGGAGTCGGAAAATATTCACACAATGGTCCGGCAAGGTCTTGAGGATGAGCATCCATCAGCATACAAGCTTTTAGACAACTTCTATTGGGAAGTACCCGACATGAATGAAGTGATGGCGAAATTTGGACAGAATGATGATGTTGAGCCACGAGAAGCGGCAGAGGAATGGATTGCTGACAACCGGGATAAAGTGGAAGCATGGACAGAGGGGATTGAGCCAGTTGAAAATGAAACGATTGAATTGGCCTATGTTAACTGGGATACAGAACTTTCATCCACAAATGTGGTTGCCCTTATATTGGAAGAACTTGGTTATACCGTGGAATTAACTCCTCTTGATATGGGGATTGCATTTGAAAGTCTTGCTGTTGGTGAAATTGATGGGATGTTAATTGCCTGGCTTCCTGTAGGTGCGGCATCTTATGCTGAGCAATATAAAGACGAAATTGTTGATTTAGGCCCAAGTCTGGAAGGTGCGCAACAAGGTTTTGTAGTTCCGGAATATATGGATATTGACAGTATTGAGGATTTGCCAACAAAATAA
- a CDS encoding serine/threonine protein kinase, producing the protein MENDWDIARDSLSKITVSSNPNNEPVTMSGVADNLRCVGVGTDAAVFQSVHAPAFVFKKYAKDKIDKANAEAKVYGILGDSPFFSTCFASFDEYLVLNYEEGITLFDCILQGIHIPEQVINDVEAGREYVRKKGLNPRDIHLKNILLQNGRAKILDVSEYIQPGNDFRWEHLKKGYEQFYHLIDGHSVPFWLVNTVRKWYNQRDKYFVSYEDFIHSIANFLNKK; encoded by the coding sequence ATGGAAAACGACTGGGATATAGCAAGGGATTCACTTTCGAAAATTACTGTTTCTTCAAATCCAAATAACGAACCTGTAACGATGAGCGGTGTTGCTGATAATTTGAGATGTGTTGGTGTCGGGACTGATGCAGCAGTTTTCCAATCCGTACATGCTCCTGCCTTTGTGTTTAAAAAATATGCTAAGGACAAAATAGATAAAGCTAACGCTGAAGCAAAGGTTTATGGAATATTAGGCGATTCTCCTTTCTTTTCCACATGTTTTGCTTCTTTTGACGAATACTTGGTTTTAAACTATGAGGAAGGGATTACGCTCTTTGACTGTATTCTGCAAGGGATACACATTCCGGAACAGGTTATAAATGATGTGGAGGCTGGCAGGGAATATGTTCGTAAAAAAGGTCTTAATCCACGTGATATTCATCTGAAAAACATTTTGCTTCAAAATGGAAGAGCAAAAATACTTGATGTCTCTGAATACATTCAGCCTGGTAATGATTTCAGATGGGAGCATTTAAAGAAAGGATACGAACAATTTTATCACTTAATTGATGGGCATTCTGTGCCATTTTGGTTAGTTAATACCGTACGAAAATGGTATAACCAGCGTGATAAATATTTTGTTTCCTATGAAGACTTTATTCATTCGATTGCAAATTTCTTGAATAAAAAATAG
- a CDS encoding ornithine cyclodeaminase family protein — protein sequence MLILSENDVNQSLSMKEAIDVMQQAFVTYAKQDYIMPERMFSQVKEEDTFLLMPCYVDDCIGLKVVTSFPSNNGRDEPVTQGVIMINDRETGKNLSLMNGTLLTAIKTAAVSGVAMRYFKKEAKTIGLIGTGLQGLYQLLAAIESTNVEQIYVYNRTPEKIESFKKDFYKLTNQTVEVVAVNSVEQLIQNSEIIITATTSLSPVIPNDASLYTGKLVVGVGSYKENMRELPEELFKCTPYYVIDSEDGKKECGDIIDPIQNGWIDQNNVVLLSDLIIGNKKYDASSDKPIVFKTVSMALFDALIGNYVYKKAQEQNIGVVVEI from the coding sequence ATGTTAATTTTATCGGAGAATGATGTCAATCAATCTCTATCCATGAAAGAAGCGATTGATGTCATGCAACAAGCTTTCGTTACTTATGCGAAGCAAGACTATATTATGCCTGAGCGGATGTTCTCACAAGTAAAAGAGGAAGATACATTTTTACTGATGCCTTGCTATGTGGATGATTGTATCGGTTTGAAAGTGGTCACTTCTTTTCCTTCAAACAATGGGCGTGATGAACCTGTAACACAAGGGGTTATTATGATTAATGACAGAGAAACGGGGAAAAATTTGTCCTTGATGAACGGCACTTTATTAACTGCGATAAAAACGGCAGCGGTCTCTGGAGTGGCGATGCGTTATTTTAAGAAAGAAGCAAAGACAATCGGTTTAATCGGTACAGGCTTACAAGGGTTATATCAACTTCTTGCAGCAATTGAATCAACGAACGTAGAACAAATTTACGTATACAACCGTACGCCTGAAAAAATAGAATCGTTTAAAAAGGATTTTTATAAATTAACAAATCAAACTGTTGAAGTGGTTGCAGTCAATTCTGTAGAACAATTGATTCAAAACTCCGAGATTATAATCACTGCGACAACATCCTTATCGCCAGTTATTCCGAATGATGCATCGCTTTATACTGGAAAACTTGTTGTTGGTGTTGGCTCTTATAAGGAAAACATGCGCGAATTACCGGAGGAATTATTTAAGTGCACTCCCTATTACGTTATTGATTCGGAAGACGGCAAGAAAGAATGTGGTGATATTATCGATCCCATTCAAAATGGATGGATCGATCAAAATAACGTTGTTTTACTATCAGACTTAATCATCGGAAATAAAAAATATGATGCCTCAAGTGATAAACCGATTGTATTTAAAACGGTAAGTATGGCATTGTTTGATGCACTAATTGGTAATTATGTTTATAAAAAAGCTCAAGAGCAAAATATCGGTGTAGTTGTAGAAATATAA